From the genome of Streptomyces sp. NBC_01260, one region includes:
- a CDS encoding DUF475 domain-containing protein produces the protein MLLKTFGWSLAITAIGLVAAWFYGGWEAFGVVAILSVLEISLSFDNAVINAGILKKMNAFWQKIFLTVGVLIAVFGMRLVFPVVIVAITAKLGPIEAIKLSFNDADRYKELVTDAHPAIAAFGGMFLLMIFLDFIFEDRDIQWLRWIERPLAKLGKVDMLSVCIALIVLLISAMTFAGNAHQHGGGHADKAETVLLAGIAGLITYLIVGGLSGFFENKLEEAEEREHEEEEEAQRTGKKLSAVALSGKAAFFMFLYLEVLDASFSFDGVIGAFAITNEIVLMALGLGIGAMYVRSLTVYLVRQGTLDDYVYLEHGAHYAIGALAVILLVTIQYEINEIITGLVGVVLIGWSFWSSVRRNKALEAAGGGGDDGGGGGGSTSEVSAGV, from the coding sequence GTGCTTCTGAAAACCTTCGGCTGGTCGCTCGCGATTACCGCGATCGGCCTGGTCGCAGCGTGGTTCTACGGGGGGTGGGAGGCCTTCGGAGTGGTGGCGATCCTCTCCGTCCTGGAGATCTCGCTGTCCTTCGACAACGCGGTGATCAACGCCGGAATCCTGAAGAAGATGAATGCCTTCTGGCAGAAGATCTTCCTCACGGTCGGTGTGCTCATCGCGGTCTTCGGTATGCGGCTGGTGTTCCCCGTCGTGATCGTGGCCATCACTGCCAAGCTGGGTCCGATCGAAGCCATTAAGCTTTCCTTCAACGACGCGGACCGCTACAAGGAACTGGTCACGGACGCCCACCCGGCGATCGCCGCGTTCGGTGGCATGTTCCTGTTGATGATCTTCCTCGACTTCATTTTCGAGGACCGTGACATCCAGTGGCTGCGCTGGATCGAGCGCCCGCTCGCCAAGCTCGGCAAGGTCGACATGCTGTCGGTCTGCATCGCGCTGATCGTCCTGCTGATCTCGGCCATGACGTTCGCGGGCAACGCGCATCAGCACGGCGGCGGACACGCGGACAAGGCGGAGACGGTTCTGCTCGCGGGCATCGCGGGTCTGATCACCTACCTCATCGTCGGCGGACTCTCCGGCTTCTTCGAGAACAAGCTCGAAGAAGCGGAGGAACGCGAGCACGAGGAGGAGGAAGAGGCCCAGCGCACCGGCAAGAAGCTCTCCGCGGTCGCACTCTCCGGCAAGGCCGCGTTCTTCATGTTCCTCTACCTGGAAGTGCTCGACGCCTCCTTCTCGTTCGACGGCGTGATCGGCGCCTTCGCCATCACCAACGAGATCGTGCTGATGGCGCTGGGTCTCGGTATCGGTGCCATGTACGTCCGTTCGCTCACGGTCTACCTGGTCCGCCAGGGCACCCTGGACGACTACGTCTACCTGGAGCACGGCGCGCACTACGCGATCGGCGCGCTGGCCGTCATCCTGCTCGTCACGATCCAGTACGAGATCAACGAGATCATCACCGGTCTCGTCGGAGTCGTCCTGATCGGCTGGTCGTTCTGGTCGTCGGTCCGGCGCAACAAGGCCCTGGAGGCCGCGGGCGGCGGCGGGGACGACGGCGGCGGGGGCGGCGGTTCCACGTCTGAAGTCTCCGCCGGGGTGTGA
- a CDS encoding TerD family protein — MAFWDSLWPGREAQFESGSAATNSIVLSRRHATVSLTKQGALTGNLRVNLSWRMRTSDIEGRSQQSGRLLRPFKLFKPDVVQAHTQGVVNVDLDLGCMYELTDGTKGVVQPLGNLIGDLNGPPYIRLSGDDRFGAPSGETVYVNLDQRDQIKRLLFFVYIYDQTPAFDRTHAKVTLYPGNGPRIEIELDERAPQARSCAVFTVENVKGELIVRREVKFVYGFQSELDRLYGYGMQWGRGYKSRA, encoded by the coding sequence ATGGCGTTCTGGGACAGCCTGTGGCCGGGGCGGGAAGCACAGTTCGAGTCGGGCAGCGCGGCCACCAACTCCATCGTGCTCTCCCGGCGGCACGCCACGGTCTCGCTGACCAAACAGGGTGCGCTCACCGGCAACCTCCGGGTCAACCTCTCCTGGCGGATGCGCACCTCCGACATCGAGGGCCGGTCACAGCAGAGCGGCCGGTTGCTGCGGCCGTTCAAGCTCTTCAAGCCCGATGTGGTCCAGGCGCACACCCAGGGCGTGGTCAACGTCGACCTGGACCTGGGCTGCATGTACGAGCTGACGGACGGCACCAAGGGCGTGGTGCAGCCGCTGGGCAACCTGATCGGCGATCTGAACGGGCCGCCGTACATCAGGCTCAGCGGGGACGACCGCTTCGGTGCGCCGTCCGGGGAGACCGTCTACGTCAACCTCGATCAGCGCGACCAGATCAAGCGGCTGCTGTTCTTCGTCTACATCTACGACCAGACACCGGCCTTCGACCGTACGCACGCCAAGGTGACGCTCTACCCGGGCAACGGGCCGCGCATCGAGATCGAGCTGGACGAACGGGCCCCGCAGGCGCGCTCGTGCGCCGTGTTCACGGTGGAGAACGTCAAGGGCGAACTGATCGTGCGGCGCGAGGTGAAGTTCGTGTACGGCTTCCAGTCGGAGCTGGACCGGCTGTACGGCTACGGGATGCAGTGGGGACGCGGCTACAAGTCCCGGGCGTAG
- a CDS encoding TerD family protein, translating to MTHAMVKGSNVPLDAMAVRAVLRWTPGAGVPDVDASALLLGSGGRVRSDEDFVFYNQPRHPSGLVRRLPKRSLAEGLTDTIEADLNALDPSVDQVVIAASSDGAAFEQVRDLCVMLFDATAAGGEPLAVFDIRPETGEETAIICGELYRRGDGWKFRAVGQGYPTGLVGLATAFGISVDEAEAAAEPAATSLPPAPAFPPAPAPGPDSQLTVQHQQPAYGYPQPAAAPPAPAPQPAYGYPQPASAQPAYGYPQPAAAAAYAPDPNFALPPQGPQFIRP from the coding sequence ATGACGCACGCGATGGTGAAAGGTTCGAACGTCCCACTCGACGCCATGGCCGTACGGGCCGTGCTGCGCTGGACCCCGGGCGCCGGGGTCCCCGACGTGGACGCCTCGGCCCTGCTGCTCGGCTCCGGCGGCCGCGTGCGCTCGGACGAGGACTTCGTCTTCTACAACCAGCCCCGTCACCCTTCCGGCCTGGTGCGGCGGCTGCCGAAGCGGAGCCTCGCAGAGGGGCTGACGGACACCATCGAGGCCGACCTGAACGCGCTCGACCCCTCGGTCGACCAGGTGGTCATCGCGGCATCCTCCGACGGAGCCGCCTTCGAACAAGTGCGCGACCTGTGCGTCATGCTCTTCGACGCGACGGCGGCGGGCGGGGAACCGCTCGCCGTGTTCGACATCCGGCCGGAGACCGGCGAGGAAACCGCGATCATCTGCGGTGAGCTGTACCGGCGCGGCGATGGCTGGAAGTTCCGGGCCGTGGGGCAGGGCTACCCGACCGGTCTCGTCGGGCTCGCGACCGCGTTCGGTATCTCGGTCGACGAGGCGGAGGCCGCGGCAGAGCCCGCCGCGACGTCGCTGCCGCCCGCACCGGCGTTCCCGCCCGCACCGGCCCCCGGGCCGGACTCGCAGCTCACGGTGCAGCACCAGCAGCCCGCGTACGGCTATCCGCAGCCCGCCGCGGCCCCGCCCGCACCGGCGCCGCAGCCTGCCTACGGCTACCCCCAGCCGGCCTCCGCGCAGCCCGCGTACGGCTATCCGCAGCCCGCGGCGGCGGCCGCGTACGCGCCGGACCCGAATTTCGCCCTGCCGCCGCAGGGGCCCCAGTTCATACGCCCCTGA
- a CDS encoding HpcH/HpaI aldolase/citrate lyase family protein, whose amino-acid sequence MRHFGHIAPSVRGDLFFQQPCTFDAGAPARVLSAALGATLYSPATRPRLADDVIKQAARGVVSMVLCLEDSIDDSEVAGAEENLVGQFTELDARGGELPLLFIRVREPHQITDLVRRLGDSARLLSGFVLPKFTQERGVPFMEALTKAESDGGRRLFAMPVLESPELLHLETRREVLQKIATTVGAYRDRILALRLGVTDFCSAYGLRRAPDMTAYDVRIVGDVIADVVNVLGRADGTGFTITGPVWEYFRLQERMFKPQLRRSPFLEGRAEELRTALIEHDLDGLLREIELDRANGLLGKTCIHPSHVAPVHALSVVSHEEFSDAQDILRPESGGGGVLRSAYTNKMNEVKPHRAWAERTLQRAEVFGVAREDVGFVELLAASLAE is encoded by the coding sequence ATGCGTCATTTCGGGCATATTGCGCCCAGTGTCAGGGGTGACCTGTTCTTCCAGCAGCCGTGCACCTTCGACGCCGGCGCGCCGGCCCGGGTGCTCTCGGCCGCACTGGGAGCCACCCTTTACAGCCCCGCCACCCGGCCGAGACTTGCCGACGACGTCATCAAGCAGGCCGCCCGGGGCGTCGTCTCCATGGTGCTGTGCCTGGAGGATTCGATCGATGACTCCGAGGTGGCCGGCGCCGAGGAGAATCTGGTCGGACAGTTCACCGAACTCGATGCGCGCGGCGGCGAACTGCCGCTGCTCTTCATCCGGGTCCGTGAACCGCACCAGATCACGGATCTGGTGCGCCGGCTCGGCGATTCCGCCCGGTTGTTGTCCGGTTTTGTACTTCCGAAATTCACGCAAGAGCGTGGCGTGCCGTTCATGGAGGCGCTCACCAAGGCCGAGAGCGACGGCGGCCGGCGGCTCTTCGCCATGCCCGTACTCGAATCGCCCGAGCTGCTCCATCTGGAGACCCGGCGGGAGGTCCTCCAGAAGATCGCCACCACCGTCGGCGCGTACCGGGACCGGATCCTCGCGCTGCGGCTCGGCGTCACCGACTTCTGCTCGGCGTACGGACTGCGCAGGGCGCCCGACATGACGGCGTACGACGTCCGGATCGTCGGCGACGTCATCGCCGACGTGGTCAATGTGCTGGGCAGGGCGGACGGCACGGGCTTCACGATCACCGGACCGGTGTGGGAGTACTTCCGACTCCAGGAACGCATGTTCAAGCCGCAGCTGCGCCGCAGCCCCTTCCTGGAGGGCCGGGCCGAAGAGCTGCGCACCGCGCTGATCGAGCACGACCTCGACGGTCTGCTGCGGGAGATAGAGCTGGACCGGGCCAACGGCCTGCTCGGCAAGACCTGTATCCACCCCTCGCACGTCGCGCCCGTGCACGCACTGTCGGTGGTCAGTCACGAGGAGTTCAGCGACGCCCAGGACATCCTGCGGCCGGAGAGCGGAGGCGGCGGCGTGCTGCGCTCCGCGTACACGAACAAGATGAACGAAGTGAAGCCGCACCGGGCCTGGGCCGAGCGCACCCTGCAGCGGGCCGAGGTCTTCGGAGTGGCGAGGGAAGACGTCGGCTTCGTGGAGCTGCTGGCCGCGAGCCTCGCGGAATGA